From the genome of Bacteroides sp.:
GCCTTCATTGACACGCCTGAGATCGACCGCATCACCGAATTCATTGGCTCGCAGCGGGCCTACCCGGATGCCTTCCACCTGCCCGAATATTTTGATGAAGATGGGGGGGATGCCGAACCCATTGACCCCTCGGAACGTGATGAATTGTTTGAGGAAGCCGCCCGTATCATCGTGGCCACACAGCAAGGTTCCACTTCGCTCCTGCAGCGAAAATTAAAACTAGGTTACAACCGGGCAGGACGCATCATCGACCAACTGGAAGCTGCCGGCATCGTTGGCGCATTCGAAGGAAGCAAGGCCAGGGAAGTAAAAATTAAAGATCCGATGGTTTTGGAACAGATTTTGCGAGGTGAATAGAAAAGAAAGAAATCATGAAAAAATATATCGCATCTGCCATCCTTGTTTTCCTGTTTCTCGTTCCTGGCTTTGGACAGTCGGAGCCTGACCGCGCTGCTGAGGTCAAGGGAACCGAAATGCTACAGCAGGCGAGTGCTAAGCTAAAGACCTACCGTAGCATGAAGATCCAGTTCACCTATGAAATGGGGCATGGTGAGCAGGTCATCGAAGCCATGAAAGGCGAGCTGATATCTCAGGGTGACCGTTACCGGATGGAAGTAGACGACAACCTTTTCATTTCTGACGGCATCAATACCTGGTCATACCTTGATGAAATGGAAGAGGTTTACGTAAACTTGCTGGAGAATAACGAAGGGGGCCTCACCCCTACTTCGATCCTGGAGGAATTTGAGACCCAGTTCAGGGCCAAGCATATCCGCCAGGAGAGCCACCAGGGAAAACAGGTGGAGATCATAGACCTGGTGCCCAAGACCCCGCAGGCATTTTTTAAGTTCAGGGTGGCCCTGGACCCCTCTACAAAAATGCTGGTTTACACCATCGCTTACGACCGCGAAGGAGGCACTTATACATACCGGATAGACCGCTTTGAGGGCAACCCGGAAGTGGCTGACAGTCTTTTCACCTTCAATGCTTCCGATTACCCCGATGCTGAGGTCATCGACTTGCGTTAATCGTCCAGATTTTCTTCGGTTTCTTCCTGATAAGGACGCAACACATTTTCGCGCCGGAATTCACGATGGCGGTATAAAATGAATTTGAGGTTTTCCCAGCCGTCATTCTCCGTTTGCAGCTTTTCGAACAGGAAGGGATTCTGAAAAGATTTGCCGTTCAGGTTTTCGATACACCTGGGGAATTGTTTTCCGTAAGTTGCCAGGGCATTAAAGAAGAAATAACCGGTATTTACCCCACGGAATGCGTCCACCGATGGCTCAGTGTTGAATTGCTGACGATAGCGGTATACGAAATCACGCACGTGCTGGTCGTGGTATTCCACGAAGTCGGGCGAGAAGATATGGACATTCAGGTTTTCCAGGTATTGGGGATCAATGGTTTGGTAGTCGCTCCACTGGGGCGTCCCGAAAAGGGTGATGTCATAATCTCCGGTAAACTCGTCAAGTTGGCGCAGGTAATTTGAAAGGAAAGCTTCTCCTCCAATCAGGGTGATAACAATGTTCTTTTTTTCTTTTTCAAAGACTTTTGTCAGGGCATCAATTCCACCGTCATTGAAAACGATTTCTTTGAACTCATGTGGTGTGATCTGACTGTGGCGCCTGCGGGTTCTTTGCTGCAGGAACAGGCTGTCGTTAACCACCAGTACGTTTGTTCTCCGGCGTCCTACCATGGCACCATTAAAGTAATAGCCATCGACTCTTGCCAGGCTAAGACTGTCTTCCAAACGCCTCATATCGTTAAATTCAATCCTCAGGGCATCCCTGAAGCCGCTGATCAGATCCCTTGCCTGCTGCTGATCATTGTGGACAAGGATGATATTTTCATCAGGATAAGCCCTTGCCAGATATCCTGCAAGGGAACTAAGCTGTGTCTCCATGGAAGGAGAGACCTGAAACAGGTTGGGGAAGCCCTGCAACTGAGAAGAATTGTCAAGAAGTGGTGAAACGACAGGAATGTCATGACGTAGGGCAAACGAAGTCACCTCTTTCAAGGCTTCAGGATAAAATGGCCCAATAATCAGGTCCATATCCTCAAAGCCCTGTTGCCGGGTCAGATTGGATACCTTCTCAACATCCATTCCGATATCTTGCACATGAAGTGTGATGTTATGGCCCAGTTTTTGAACGGAATCAAGGGCGATCAAAATTCCCTGATAATAATGAATAAAGGTGAAGGAGATATGGTCGGCGGGCAGGGTCGGTGAATACCCTTCGAACTGATCAAGAAAGAGGGGTATCAGCAAGGCGACATGATAGCGGGATTTCAATTCGGGGTCCAGGCAATATTCGTCAACAAAATGAGCTTGCTGTGGAATGGTGTCTCCTGGAAGAAAAAACAAGCCTTGCTCAGGAGTGGGTATTACACTTTTTTCTTCAATGGACTCTGCAGGGATTCGAATTTGATGGCCAGCAATTAGCCCAAGTTCCTTAATTCCAGGGTTGAGCCATTCAAGTTCTTCCTGTGAAATACCAAATTGTTTTGAGAGGCCAAATTTGGTATCGCCAGCTCCCACGGTGTAATAAAAGAACTCAACGGGCCGGGAAGTTTTCTGGGGAATTCTGATTACTTGCCTGAAACGAAGTCCGGTGCGGGCTTCAGGGTTGTATTGCAGGATATCTTCCTGGCTGACCCCATACTTGCGTGCGATGCCGTATAGGGTTTCGCGCCGGCCTACTTCATGTTCCACAAATTCCGTGAACTCCATGGTGGCACGCACCACACGGGGTTGCGCACCAAGACGCTGATCAGAAGGCGCTTTGGCGGAATCAGCAACAGGACTTGCCGCCGGGGTACTACTGTCAGCGGGGATACGAATCGTTTGGCCGCTCCGAACAACCTCTATCAGATCAGGTGTCTCGGGATTGGCCTCGGCAATGGCACGTGGGGTAACCTGATATGCTCTGGCAATGCTGAACAGGGTCTGCCCGGGCTCAATGGTATGAACGTAATATAATTTCCCATCAATGGTTTCCGTCACCGCTGACCGGGTTACCGGGGCTGGTTCGAATTGAGAAAAGGCATCCTGAACACCCAGCAACAGGGAAAAGACAACGAGTAAATATCCAGTATGTTTCACTACCAAAAATTTTGATTCATAGTCATTACGAAAAAGGAGGACAAAAATTGTAATTACTAATTGTTAT
Proteins encoded in this window:
- a CDS encoding outer membrane lipoprotein carrier protein LolA, translating into MKKYIASAILVFLFLVPGFGQSEPDRAAEVKGTEMLQQASAKLKTYRSMKIQFTYEMGHGEQVIEAMKGELISQGDRYRMEVDDNLFISDGINTWSYLDEMEEVYVNLLENNEGGLTPTSILEEFETQFRAKHIRQESHQGKQVEIIDLVPKTPQAFFKFRVALDPSTKMLVYTIAYDREGGTYTYRIDRFEGNPEVADSLFTFNASDYPDAEVIDLR
- a CDS encoding LysM peptidoglycan-binding domain-containing protein, translating into MKHTGYLLVVFSLLLGVQDAFSQFEPAPVTRSAVTETIDGKLYYVHTIEPGQTLFSIARAYQVTPRAIAEANPETPDLIEVVRSGQTIRIPADSSTPAASPVADSAKAPSDQRLGAQPRVVRATMEFTEFVEHEVGRRETLYGIARKYGVSQEDILQYNPEARTGLRFRQVIRIPQKTSRPVEFFYYTVGAGDTKFGLSKQFGISQEELEWLNPGIKELGLIAGHQIRIPAESIEEKSVIPTPEQGLFFLPGDTIPQQAHFVDEYCLDPELKSRYHVALLIPLFLDQFEGYSPTLPADHISFTFIHYYQGILIALDSVQKLGHNITLHVQDIGMDVEKVSNLTRQQGFEDMDLIIGPFYPEALKEVTSFALRHDIPVVSPLLDNSSQLQGFPNLFQVSPSMETQLSSLAGYLARAYPDENIILVHNDQQQARDLISGFRDALRIEFNDMRRLEDSLSLARVDGYYFNGAMVGRRRTNVLVVNDSLFLQQRTRRRHSQITPHEFKEIVFNDGGIDALTKVFEKEKKNIVITLIGGEAFLSNYLRQLDEFTGDYDITLFGTPQWSDYQTIDPQYLENLNVHIFSPDFVEYHDQHVRDFVYRYRQQFNTEPSVDAFRGVNTGYFFFNALATYGKQFPRCIENLNGKSFQNPFLFEKLQTENDGWENLKFILYRHREFRRENVLRPYQEETEENLDD
- a CDS encoding DNA translocase FtsK, with product AFIDTPEIDRITEFIGSQRAYPDAFHLPEYFDEDGGDAEPIDPSERDELFEEAARIIVATQQGSTSLLQRKLKLGYNRAGRIIDQLEAAGIVGAFEGSKAREVKIKDPMVLEQILRGE